One Niallia circulans DNA segment encodes these proteins:
- a CDS encoding cysteine hydrolase family protein, translating into MNNADVLMVIDLQDGVCYSGEEHLYELDALLEKVNHRIAVYRRLNKPIIFVQHGDEELVPEEEAWAMHANLDVQDQDYFVRKTHANSFYQTTLKTVLDQLSVQKIEFCGAQTEYCMDATVKFAHGLGYENVMYKKATSTLNNSFMSAKDTISFYENIWNNRYLQLIDDES; encoded by the coding sequence ATGAATAATGCAGATGTGTTAATGGTGATAGATTTACAAGATGGAGTTTGTTACAGTGGAGAAGAGCATTTATATGAGTTAGATGCTTTACTTGAAAAAGTTAATCATAGAATCGCTGTATATAGAAGATTAAATAAACCGATTATTTTTGTTCAGCATGGTGATGAAGAGTTAGTTCCAGAAGAAGAGGCGTGGGCAATGCATGCCAATTTAGATGTACAAGACCAAGATTATTTTGTAAGAAAAACGCATGCAAACTCATTTTACCAAACAACTTTGAAGACAGTTTTAGACCAACTATCTGTCCAAAAAATTGAATTTTGTGGCGCCCAAACAGAATACTGTATGGATGCAACTGTTAAATTTGCACATGGACTAGGATATGAAAATGTCATGTATAAAAAAGCAACCTCCACCTTAAATAATTCATTTATGTCAGCAAAAGACACGATAAGTTTTTATGAAAATATTTGGAATAATCGCTACTTGCAGCTAATCGATGATGAAAGCTAA
- a CDS encoding MDR family MFS transporter codes for MESISKYKEPALADKSNKILVMLGLIIGLIFSELDETVVNTAMPTIIRDLGGLAMYGWVGGVYMLTMSAFMPLLGKLADLMGRKKIYLMSMAFFIVGSIVCGLADSMTLLLIGRGIQGLGAGGLMPLAMTISSDLFPVEQRAKVQGFMGPIMFIPMLLGPLMGGYFVDQVSWHWIFFVNIPVGLIAALLLASGLLETAMKKQVVIDWGGALLLIATIVSLLITPVLVENNGYTWGSPLIIGLLFLGAVLFGIFLFVESKVKEPIVPLHLFKNRNILVLSLIVFTVGIGLMGSFSSFPYFAQNVLGLTATEAGYLTLPMMVGAVGSAMVSGFLITKVRYRELFGIAFIMPIIGFYLFSHMSISTTIVQITIFFFITGLGLGVLFGGDNLIVQESVDKENKGIALATVPLFQTIGATVGVSLFGNLLSSTLTSKLQGIGDKLPASMAENMNTLAAGGVPAGLPKGLLTQINTLFIDSFQHIYMYSFIIAIIAFVLCWFLKKEVLSTTPNE; via the coding sequence ATGGAAAGTATTTCAAAGTATAAGGAACCAGCTTTAGCTGATAAAAGCAATAAAATACTGGTAATGTTAGGTTTAATAATTGGCCTGATTTTTTCTGAGCTAGATGAGACAGTTGTTAATACAGCAATGCCCACAATCATTCGTGATTTAGGTGGTTTGGCGATGTATGGTTGGGTCGGCGGTGTATATATGCTGACAATGTCTGCATTCATGCCACTACTTGGTAAATTAGCCGATTTAATGGGCCGAAAAAAAATATATTTAATGAGTATGGCTTTTTTCATTGTTGGTTCGATAGTTTGCGGATTAGCGGATTCCATGACATTGCTTCTTATTGGCCGGGGAATTCAAGGTTTAGGAGCTGGTGGGTTAATGCCGCTTGCCATGACCATATCAAGTGATTTATTTCCAGTTGAACAACGAGCAAAGGTTCAAGGCTTTATGGGTCCAATCATGTTTATTCCAATGTTATTAGGGCCATTAATGGGCGGATATTTTGTCGATCAAGTAAGTTGGCATTGGATTTTCTTTGTTAATATTCCTGTTGGACTCATCGCAGCACTTCTTCTAGCAAGTGGGTTACTGGAAACAGCTATGAAGAAACAAGTGGTTATTGATTGGGGAGGCGCTTTATTATTAATTGCTACGATTGTTTCCTTGCTAATAACACCAGTTCTTGTTGAAAATAATGGTTATACATGGGGCTCTCCATTAATTATAGGTTTGCTATTCCTTGGTGCCGTTTTATTTGGAATTTTCCTCTTTGTCGAGAGTAAGGTGAAAGAACCGATTGTACCTTTACATTTATTTAAAAACCGCAATATTCTTGTCCTATCTTTAATTGTTTTCACAGTTGGAATTGGTTTAATGGGATCCTTCTCTTCCTTCCCGTATTTTGCGCAAAATGTGCTGGGACTGACTGCAACTGAGGCCGGGTACTTGACATTGCCAATGATGGTAGGAGCAGTTGGATCAGCTATGGTAAGTGGATTTCTTATAACAAAAGTACGTTACAGAGAACTATTTGGCATTGCCTTTATCATGCCGATTATTGGATTCTACTTATTTTCACATATGAGCATTTCTACAACGATTGTTCAAATTACCATCTTCTTTTTCATTACAGGTCTTGGTTTAGGCGTTTTATTTGGTGGTGATAACCTCATTGTTCAAGAGTCTGTTGACAAAGAAAATAAAGGCATTGCACTTGCGACTGTTCCATTATTCCAAACAATCGGGGCTACAGTCGGGGTTAGTTTATTTGGTAACTTGTTATCATCAACACTTACATCGAAATTGCAAGGCATAGGTGATAAGCTTCCCGCAAGTATGGCCGAAAATATGAATACCTTAGCTGCCGGCGGTGTGCCTGCAGGTTTACCAAAAGGGTTGCTAACACAGATTAACACATTATTCATTGACTCATTCCAGCATATTTACATGTATTCATTTATCATTGCGATTATCGCGTTTGTCTTATGTTGGTTTTTGAAAAAAGAAGTGCTCTCAACAACGCCGAACGAATAA
- a CDS encoding RidA family protein — MKKSLNPETIHNPVAPYVHQIEVTAPSKWLTMSGQIGMDIEGNIPDDPLEQLKLALDNVKENLVAANMTVSDLTKLVFYLVGDFDAEKRRNIIGDFVGEHLPCTTMMYVVGLAAPALKVEVDAWACQELN; from the coding sequence ATGAAAAAATCTCTAAATCCAGAAACAATACATAACCCAGTAGCACCTTATGTACATCAGATTGAAGTTACAGCACCTAGTAAATGGTTAACGATGTCAGGCCAAATAGGCATGGATATTGAGGGAAACATACCTGATGATCCATTAGAACAATTGAAATTGGCACTCGACAATGTTAAAGAGAATCTCGTGGCTGCAAATATGACTGTTTCCGATTTAACAAAACTAGTATTCTATTTGGTTGGTGACTTTGATGCAGAGAAAAGAAGAAATATTATTGGAGATTTTGTGGGAGAGCACCTTCCTTGTACGACCATGATGTATGTCGTAGGGCTTGCAGCACCGGCTCTTAAAGTAGAAGTGGATGCGTGGGCATGTCAGGAATTAAATTAG
- a CDS encoding SRPBCC family protein yields the protein MGTGDKALITVETIVNAPVEKVWDFWTKPEHITNWSFASDDWHAPRAENDLRAGGKFLTRMEAKDGSFGFDFGGVYDEVKPNEFISYTLGDDRKVTVSFLSQDNHTKVVQSFEAEDTNSNEQQRAGWQAFLQNFKSYTERS from the coding sequence ATGGGAACAGGAGATAAAGCATTAATTACGGTAGAAACTATCGTTAATGCCCCAGTGGAGAAAGTATGGGATTTTTGGACAAAGCCAGAGCATATAACAAATTGGTCCTTTGCTTCAGACGATTGGCATGCACCAAGAGCAGAAAATGATTTAAGAGCAGGAGGAAAATTCCTTACTCGAATGGAAGCAAAGGATGGCAGTTTTGGATTTGATTTCGGCGGAGTGTATGATGAGGTTAAGCCAAACGAATTTATTTCCTATACACTTGGAGATGATCGCAAGGTTACTGTTTCTTTCCTTAGTCAAGATAATCACACTAAAGTAGTTCAGAGCTTCGAAGCAGAAGATACTAATTCCAATGAACAGCAAAGGGCAGGCTGGCAGGCATTTCTTCAAAATTTCAAAAGCTATACAGAGCGTTCTTAA
- a CDS encoding methyl-accepting chemotaxis protein, translating to MHLERLIKSNQVFNESAILASIESSLAMIEFDTQGKVLWANENFAKTMGYKVNEMPGLLHKNFCTTEFSASTEYLLFWSNLRSGKTFQEKILRLTKTGEKKWLEATYTPIYNQAGSVEGVLKIATDITEREIKSAEVASQLLSMSEEINKKVMRGIKKSEEANDSITDLVTKSEGNLEILHSLDGQAQSIQTIIKTIREIARQTNLLAINAAIEASRAGEFGRGFSVVAQEVRKLANRVQNSIQDINSHVEGITTEITKINEATVDSQQGVSENQTLNEKIVVSFKEIGDAAKELELQAVVLKEIF from the coding sequence ATGCACCTTGAAAGATTGATAAAAAGCAACCAGGTTTTTAATGAAAGTGCGATACTAGCGTCCATTGAAAGCTCATTGGCAATGATTGAGTTTGATACACAGGGGAAGGTTTTATGGGCTAATGAAAACTTTGCAAAAACGATGGGGTATAAGGTCAACGAGATGCCAGGCTTATTGCATAAAAACTTTTGTACTACCGAGTTTTCTGCAAGTACGGAATATCTTCTTTTTTGGTCTAACCTAAGAAGCGGGAAAACCTTTCAGGAAAAAATATTAAGACTAACAAAAACTGGAGAGAAGAAATGGCTAGAAGCCACCTATACTCCTATTTATAATCAAGCTGGCAGTGTAGAGGGAGTTCTCAAAATCGCTACTGACATAACAGAGAGAGAAATTAAATCAGCTGAAGTAGCTTCACAATTACTCAGCATGTCAGAGGAAATTAATAAAAAAGTGATGCGCGGCATAAAAAAAAGCGAGGAAGCAAATGATTCTATTACAGATTTAGTAACTAAATCTGAAGGAAACTTGGAGATTCTTCATTCATTAGATGGACAAGCACAGTCCATCCAAACAATAATAAAAACGATTCGTGAGATTGCCAGACAAACGAATTTACTTGCAATTAATGCTGCAATAGAAGCCTCAAGAGCTGGTGAATTTGGCAGGGGATTTAGTGTTGTAGCACAAGAGGTGAGAAAATTGGCCAATCGTGTCCAAAATTCAATCCAAGATATTAATTCACATGTTGAAGGAATTACAACGGAAATCACTAAAATTAACGAGGCTACCGTGGATTCCCAACAGGGAGTTTCTGAGAATCAAACCTTGAATGAAAAAATAGTAGTATCGTTTAAGGAAATTGGGGATGCTGCTAAAGAATTGGAACTGCAAGCTGTAGTGTTAAAAGAAATATTTTAA
- a CDS encoding fructose bisphosphate aldolase — protein sequence MNLEQLERIRTGKGFIAALDQSGGSTPKALLLYGVKENSYANEEEMYVLVHEMRTRIIKSSTFNSEYILGAILFENTMDRKIDGEYTADYLWKQKGIVPFLKVDKGLADLSDGVQLMKPMPNLNDLLKRAVNRNIFGTKMRSVIKEANSNGIKKVVDQQFEIGKQIIEMGLVPIIEPEVDINSTDKEAIEKILKEELLTKLSTLEDNEKVILKVSIPTANNFYSDLLEDPHVVRIVALSGGYSQMDANQKLALNQGLIASFSRALAEGLTVSQSNEEFDSLLAKSIKGIYEASVNK from the coding sequence ATGAATTTAGAGCAATTAGAAAGAATTCGCACAGGTAAAGGGTTTATAGCTGCTTTGGATCAAAGTGGTGGAAGTACACCTAAGGCTTTGTTACTTTACGGAGTTAAGGAAAACAGTTATGCAAATGAAGAAGAAATGTATGTTTTGGTACATGAGATGCGAACGCGTATTATCAAAAGTTCCACCTTTAACTCTGAGTATATTCTAGGTGCCATCTTGTTTGAAAACACCATGGACCGGAAAATTGATGGAGAATATACTGCTGATTATCTTTGGAAGCAAAAAGGGATTGTCCCTTTCCTTAAAGTTGATAAGGGATTAGCCGATTTAAGTGATGGTGTTCAGCTTATGAAGCCGATGCCAAACCTTAATGATTTACTTAAGCGTGCGGTTAATCGAAATATTTTTGGGACAAAAATGCGTTCCGTTATTAAGGAAGCAAATAGTAACGGAATAAAAAAGGTTGTTGATCAACAGTTTGAAATTGGTAAACAAATTATCGAAATGGGACTAGTTCCTATTATTGAGCCTGAAGTAGATATTAATAGTACAGATAAAGAAGCCATTGAGAAGATATTAAAGGAAGAGCTGCTTACTAAGCTATCTACGCTTGAAGATAATGAAAAAGTTATCCTTAAAGTCTCCATTCCAACTGCGAACAATTTCTACAGTGACTTACTTGAAGATCCTCATGTAGTAAGAATTGTTGCTTTATCAGGGGGATATTCACAAATGGATGCAAATCAGAAGCTGGCATTAAATCAGGGCCTAATCGCTAGTTTCTCTCGCGCCTTAGCAGAAGGATTAACTGTCAGCCAAAGCAACGAGGAATTCGACTCACTTTTAGCTAAATCTATTAAAGGTATTTATGAGGCATCGGTAAATAAATAG
- a CDS encoding DUF4181 domain-containing protein — protein sequence MFGLSLSFGLRLLVLLVIVFVLMFLFNYLMSKTLKVQRKKIFSDNHINEKHKKIDWTLRIITFISMLLVFPFSIDETKSYWFLQPWIILSLFLIVSEIVRAVMERKYAENPVAYKLTLSQLIFVIILFFTLFKTDFWGLF from the coding sequence ATGTTTGGTTTAAGTTTGTCCTTTGGACTGAGGTTATTAGTATTACTTGTTATTGTTTTTGTATTAATGTTTTTATTTAATTATTTAATGAGTAAAACGTTAAAGGTTCAGAGGAAGAAAATTTTTTCTGATAACCATATTAATGAGAAACATAAAAAGATAGATTGGACCCTAAGAATAATAACGTTCATTAGCATGCTTTTAGTATTTCCTTTCAGTATTGATGAAACGAAAAGCTATTGGTTTCTACAGCCGTGGATAATATTGAGCCTTTTTCTTATCGTTTCTGAAATCGTAAGGGCTGTGATGGAAAGGAAATATGCAGAGAATCCTGTAGCTTATAAATTAACGCTTAGTCAATTGATTTTTGTTATTATTTTGTTTTTTACTTTATTCAAGACAGATTTTTGGGGATTATTTTAA
- a CDS encoding GNAT family N-acetyltransferase — protein MVSLRNVQTNDLNQLLAIENEGFSKEEAATKEAFVERIQLIPDTFIVAEDEGVIIGYINGPIINQPYITDDLFEQIKENPKIGGYQSVLGLAVLKQARNLGIAKVLISALEDLVEENEREGITLTCKQELVSFYERYGFSNHGLSASQHGGISWYNMVKDRSKR, from the coding sequence ATGGTTTCATTAAGAAATGTGCAAACTAATGACTTAAATCAGTTGTTAGCAATTGAAAATGAAGGATTTTCAAAAGAAGAGGCTGCTACAAAGGAAGCGTTCGTGGAAAGGATTCAACTTATCCCAGATACCTTTATTGTTGCTGAAGATGAAGGAGTGATTATAGGATATATAAATGGTCCGATAATTAATCAACCATATATAACAGACGATCTGTTTGAACAAATAAAAGAAAATCCGAAAATAGGAGGTTATCAGAGTGTTTTAGGATTAGCAGTGTTAAAGCAAGCTAGAAATCTAGGGATTGCTAAGGTGCTTATAAGTGCGCTGGAGGATCTTGTGGAAGAAAATGAAAGAGAAGGAATCACGCTAACATGTAAACAGGAACTAGTTAGCTTTTATGAAAGGTATGGATTTAGTAACCATGGCCTGTCTGCATCCCAACACGGAGGAATTAGCTGGTATAACATGGTGAAAGATAGAAGCAAGAGGTAA